A window of Nicotiana sylvestris chromosome 8, ASM39365v2, whole genome shotgun sequence genomic DNA:
aggcttgcaattgagaagaaaaatgagcaaactaCCTTGAGAAAGAATCAGGGTCGAAAACAAGTTGTTTTTCAAACTAgagatttagtttgggttcactttaggaaggagagatttccttccaaaaggaagtcaaagttgcatcctagaggagatggaccatttcaagtccttgaaaggatAGGAGACAATGTAGGATCGAATTCGGggacgaattcttttcaagaagaggggaatgatagtataaggacaatgatagagttttggaagctccaagagggccatttacaagatctcaagctaaagaattaCGGACTAAGGTTGTTGGACTTCAAttgcaaataaagaagcttttaattgtagaggaagagctcaagcccaaaggagatgaattgtccaagttttacaattatttggtggcccaaattgaagtccaagaagAGGAAGATTGGGTCCCAacatcagcccttgaagtccaccaaaaaGGCACTTAGAAGAGCTTAAAATGagcttaaaagaggtccaaaagggggtgtttcaaaagaagcccaattggagtccaacccaatggcccaaactagtagttttaaggcccaaatctgcccctaAGGGATTTGGCCGCCCACTGTATTATTTTTATTAGTCTTTATTAGGTTTTCTAGTATTTAGCTTAGCCTCCAAGTTAGGGTTTGCCTTGACAGCCACCCTACCTAGTTTTAAGGATTTTTTTACTCCTATAAATAGGAGTTCTTTTCATTCATTGTGGCACTTCATTATTGATTAATAATATCATACTTGAGAGttttttgaacctttgttacttatgctttgagatttatctttcaacctttactagttcataGTTCAAGGTAGTACGATAATTTCTTTATTGTGATATCATTGATTCCTTtctggtattcttagaaggcgattaatactagttattaattgttgtctcaagttactcgtaaagcggtcaagatccgaatctattgtgtTTGATTTGTTCTTAAGTAAAGGCATTTGATTTCTTCAATAAATCTAAATGTTGTTGCTTGGATCTTGTCtaaggctatagaacttgcgttcttggaagttcttggaattcatTCCCTGAattttcccatatcctttattttctgcACTTTAATTCTAGTCGTTGAATTTCTTATTGTTGTTGCTTCCATATTTACTTCTTAACGTCTTACTCTAGTTTAGATTCCCGACCATGTTGTTATCCGTCGGGGACTTCACTGAGAGAAGTCACACCTACAAGCTTCTATGTGAGAAATTTCATGTCGATTTAGTAATGGCTCGGGACGAACACGCTAAAATAGCCGAGCAGGTATTCCAAATGCGTCACGATAGTGAGGAAGAACTAGAGATAATGACTAATGATCAATTACGCAGGTTTGGCAGAGGCTTAAAAAATTGGGGAGTTTTAGAAACAAGTAGATATAATTCGAGCAGAGGCTGGGGAGTTCAAGAAAAATATGGACATCTTAGCCTCGAAAAGGGATGCTGCCCAAACAGAACTAGAGTTGGCCGAGATCCAGCTCCGAACTACAAGAGAGAAGGCCTCGGTGCAGGCCAAGAAAATCGAGGAGCTTCAGTCCCAATTAGCAAATTTGGCCAATGACTCGAGGTGACCAAATCTGAGGTGGCTGTAGCCAACACCAAAGCCCATGATAATGTGACCCAATACAAGGTTGACGTCGAGGTCACCCAGGCGCAAGCCAAAATCATGGTGGATCATGCAAGGCGTCAAGCTCAAAGGGAAGCCCTCGAGGGAGTCCATGCTCAGTGCTTTAATATATTAGCTGAACTCGAGAACGCCAAAGCAGAGGAAACTAGGGCTCGAAAGCTGGCCTTTCCCGAAGAAGACTCAAATAGTTTAAGTGAGTCTGAAGGCGGGGAAGATCCCGAGGGCGGAGATGTTGCCTCCGAAGAAGACCAGGGAACTTAGGcctttgtatttttttctttccctttgaATCGTTTTAGTCCATTTCGGCCATTGTAAATTTTTCCGAATTTAGCCATTTTGGCTTTTGTAAAGACTATTGTGTAAATATATACAAGGCTTTTTTCCCTATTGGCTTTcgaatttttcctttgctttattacTTGAATTCACAAAGGTCGGGATGCTTTAGCATAAAATAGCTTGGATTGTGTAAGTTCGAACAACCTTGCCtttacattatttttatttttgagtcaCCTTGGAGGTTCGGGGTTACCGGGAACCTTCTCCAAAGGAAGTAACCCAGACCAtagtttgccgagggtagcctttaaaACCGGTTATGAAAATTTCAAAGACCTATTTTCTGTTATGGTTCTTGGATGTCTCTGAGCCGTGTTAATGAGATCGTATCCTTTTAATTCAGGCATAGTCCAGTGAGCTTGCTTTCCCGAGTTATCCAAGCTTGCCTAAGATAACAGTCCCCGAGTGGTTATAGCCATGACCTTTAAAATTCAGGGGTTGCCTAAGAGGTCTTATTCACCCGATGTTCAATAGTTCAATGTATTCGAGTTTGTTTTTAAGATGGCAGTCCCCGAGTGTGGGAGTAATCATCTGAACTCTGGTTTTAATCGGCCCTTGAGATTGTTTCTATAAGAGATCAAAAGTATGAATTTGTAAAGTGGATATTTTTTCTGAGACATAAGATAATTGCAAGGAaagtacttctctttattcttgtgaATAAATagttatacatgcgtacatgttttatgCCAAGGCTCGAGTAACTTATGTGGGCACGGTTCGTTTTGACTGTTTGCCCTTACAACAAATCTTACCTATCTAAACCCTTCTATTATGAAGTAATTTCCTCGCAAAAGGTTGATATCCAAGGGtaatgcccccagtattcgaggttgattgtagaggaACCTCGAAAACTGTTAGTGCTGTCTTTGATGCTGATTCATGATAGGCCTTCGAATCTAAGTTTGCACGATCcactgttgcctcgttaaaaaccttgtcaaaaaacccaattgggacaaaaacggttcaagggaaaaagattGCAACATGTGCTTTCAGACCTTAAGGCTTCGTGTCGCTCATTGCCGATCACTTGCAAGTGTTAGTCCAAAAATAGATAGAATTGAaatggggtcgtaccttagcagtaatatcgcTTAAGATGAGTTACATTCCAATTATTTGGTATTTGTTCTCCGTTCATCATTCTGAGCTTATAGGACAATTTCTCTGTGATCTCAAGAATCTAGTATGGCCCTCCTAgttcggactcaatttccctttgtTTGGATTTCGGGTGTTTAATGTGACCTTCCTTAGCACTAAGTCCTCGACATTGAAATATCAAAGGTTGGCCCTTCggttgtaatacctttcgatccgtTGCTTTTGGGCGGCCAATCGAACAAGGGCAGCTTCATGCCTTTCATCCAATAGCTCCAAGCTTGTATTCATGGCCTcgtcatttgattcctttgaTACATATCAGAATCTAATACTCGGCTCCTCAACTTtgattggtattagagctctgGCACCGTAAACTATTGAGAATGGGGTGGCCCCGTTACTGGACTTCGAAGTTGTGTGATATGCCCAAAGAACATAGGGCAGGATCTCTCTCTATTTCCCCTTGGCATCAGTCAACCTTTTCTTCAGGTTTggattatggttttgttggtcgattcggcttgttcgttcccactagggtgataacaTGTTGACAAtatccttttgatcttatggtcttcgATAAATTTGGTCACTTTACTGCCGATAAACTATTTTTTGTTATCACATGCAATTTCGGatggtatcccaaaccgacatatgatgtggttccagatgaagtcgatgacttccttctccctgaTCTTCTCGTATgcatgtgcttcaacccacttagagaaatagttaTTCTTAAATAAAACAAATTGATCCTTACCTGTTGTCAACAGAAGAggaccgacgatgtccatcccccactttatgAACGGCCACGGTGATAAAACCGAATGCAACAACTCTCCGGGTTGATGAATCATTGGAGCATGTCTTTGGCACTGATCACATTTTTTCATGAACTCCTTCGCATCTTTTTCCATATCAACACAGTAATAACTGGCTCTAATTACCTTTCGAACCAATCATTCGGCGTCATAGTGGTTCTCGCAAGTGCCTTTGTGGACTTCCCTCAAATGTACTCGGTATCTCCTAGACCCAAACATATTTCTGGCGGACCATCGAACATTCACCTGAGCAAGGTTACATCCTCGTAGAAGATAAATCGGGCTACCTTTGTGCTCAGGGTCCTCGATTCCTTTGGATCTAAAGGAAGTTTCCCAATCTTCAAATATTCTATGTATTTATTTCTCAAATCCCAAATAACCTCGTGGAGTTTATTTCAGCGTGACCTTTTTCTACTACCGACCTTATGAGTTGCAAGATGCCCCCAAGTTGAGCTTGTCATCTTCGATCGATGACCCAAAGTTTGCAAGGGCATCAACTTCACTGTTTTGATCTTGGGGCATGTTCTGtaaagtccattctttgaaatGATGCAACGTTACCTGTAGCTTGTCCAATTACCTTTGCATTCGCTCTTCCCTGACCTCGAATATTCCGTTTACTTGGTTTACTACAAGGAGGGAGTTACATTTAGCTTCAATCACCTCCGTTCTCAAGCctttggctagttcgagacctacaatcatggcttcatattcggcctcattgttagtcaattttacagctctaatagattgtctaactataATACACGTGGGCGGCTTCAGCATGATGCCATGTCTGGAACTTTTTacattcgaggcaccgtccgtaaagagggtccaaaTTCTCGAAGACGTTCCCGAGTTTAATAACAACTCCCTTTCGACTTTGGGTATTAAGGCTGGTGTAAAGTTGGCTACGAAATCTGCCAAAATTTGGGATTTAATGGCTGAttggggttgatattcgatatcgtacccgctgattTCCATGGCCCATTTGACCAATTGCCCCGACAGttcgggtttatgcattatattttgAAAAGGATTGGTTGTCACAACACATATATGATAGCACTAAAAATATGGTTTGAGTTTCCTAGAGGCACTTAGCAAGGCGAGGGCCAACTTTTCTAGGTGAGGGTAtctagtttcggcctcacctaaggtcttactgacataataaattggaaactgcgtaccttgttcttctcgaactAGGACTCCATTTACCGCTATTTATGATACATCTAGATACAAGTATAGTCGTTCGTCTTCCCTAGGCGTGTGAAGCAATGACAGGCTCGATAAGTATCGATTAAGTTCTTCCAAGGCCCGTTGGCATTCGGGGGTCCATGTGAAGTTGTTTCTCTTTTTTAGCAATGAGAAAACTCGATGGCTTTTATCGGAAGACCTCAAGATGAATCTCCCCAGGGATGCAATGTTCCCAGTTAGCCTTTGTACAACCTTCACATTATCCAATACCGTGTGtcatgccccctttttctcgcaaaatcgggtttatgaaatttagaaggacaactcgttccttttgggaactaggtttgagttttgaagagtcgccacctaatgatttaaggtgcattaggacaccaaaagattttgatttgaataaccagagatcgggtaagggcttgaaattattctaaggggaaggtgttagacacccctcaaaatccactagtgtggttctcggctaGACAATTATTATGAATTTggtgcaattaacatgtagacaaataaggctcaaataagaggggatttcacataatggtttgaaagtaaacaaagtttgaaagaacaaatagaaaagctgattttttaaaacaaagaattgaaatgctaaagaataaaaagagggggggggggttcctaggtttattaaaaatatggatcaccccacacaatgtctggtaatcactccttaatgaggggctacacgtgactttattgcgtggtcatcatatacatatctacccttcccaccccgttaaggtattaaaatgcggattggtctcgattacttattgcatgctattacccatcccattcctcTCAGTCCTGGAggacttaggactactaatcttaAAAGGGAGGGATGTTaggcttatttggagtttcaaaggtaaaaattctaaagcgacatacaaaacacatattcaTGTTtgggggaaacatataaacaaacagaggatcatgtatacctcctcaaaacacataaaatagcatgtcttgcacgtactgTTTAGGTCCGATTTAAAAGAATTAAAGACGagggagatgagattgttgagacagttttagtttattgcataactcagataagaagtctgaatcaggcctacctgctggttCTAATAATTAACAGAAGTAGATTCAATTTTCAATTATTACTCTAAAgattgcctaagtgtttagacggggtcctataggcatgatatctactgaatttAGAAGGTAATGAGACAGTAAAACTTGGAATGAATTATTTGAAATcctatatgcatacttattaAACCGGCTAAGTGAGGGACTCAGAATATTAAAAGAGATGCTGAACAGACAATGTTAACTAAATTGGTTACAGGTTCTGCGGGTGATAACATCTAATATTACTGATTTTATAGCTAAAACCGAGTGAAGCGAATCAAATTCAtttagaaatcctataggcatgctttctatgcattGCTGATTTTAAAGCCTTATAGACGTAGTGTCGAAATGCAGAAAACCttgtagacatggtatctatatgtagaagccttatagacatggtatctatatgtagTTGGATATGTAGAATTAGAACAGTCCtatgggcatgatttctatatggagttgaatatgcagaattagaacagtctataggcatgatttctatatgtagttGAGTAAGCAGAAATTGAatcattcctataggcatggtttctaccccttgcatgcatatttacccaccttttttcactagccagccccaagtgtttattacaacttattacaaaccagaataaattacatcagaaagaaAGTACAACCGGAGGAGGCCTGATTCTTAACTTCCTCTCtggcagtgtggaagggccagccctcaagagtccaagttcagagggagcttagagggtcccaaggcaaggctcacaaaagggggcagaacttaaatctAAGATAGAGTACTAGTGAAGAAACAGAGTtctgagggaataaaggagagggaaagagGTACTGGGAAATAGACATAAACAAGTTGATAATTTCATACAAAAGGGATTCAGGGGTTGGGAACTTCCAGAGAGCCTATGTACTTAGGCATtagttaattctgggcatgcacaatAATAAGGAGTGTTGTTATGCTTACAAAATCAACCAGAATACACAACACATAATGATAACATAAAGGCTATGATGCTAGGGGAATAAAGTTTGAGTCATAGATATCAATACTTAatattgtcatgcctcaaacaagccATCAGTATCAAAAATattggggtaggggtttaggaCACATAATAGATTCAAAGCAGGTAGAAGGAGATTAcaacatgctaaaataagtactgaATCGTTCACAAGAAGTAGGTAGACAAGAAggcaaaagtattaagtaaacatattgttgtttaagctgaaatcttaatcagaacataccagtttagagaagcaaaatatagtaaaagcaGGTAGTAGGACTTTGAAGataggccacagtacaagtagtaaagaaagagaaTGTTTTTGAATGTAAGTAATTTCAGAACTAACTGTGTTCGTGTGTGTCTATGTTAATGAAagagtagggtatttatagtgtgaaaacaagtagaaaaataaggcaagaaagtaattatggaactgtgtaccaattaaaatcaatcagtacaatagcttcctttaattaaggagttaaaattaAACGGTAACATGTAAAtactaaataaggaaagaaatcacataaggctaaatatgaccaataaggaagtAACTTCAGCACAGTATAAGTACACAATAGGTAATAGAGACTAGGTTCATCAGATTCCAATCAAGGAAAGGTCTGTAAGAATCAAATACCAATGTAATCAAGGTAATGGAAttaatcaaattgagtagaaaaggtagggattgaaagttcaaaggaaagtgTTGAAATTGGTCCAAGAAATAgggaaatcagtaaaacaaggaaagaatcaatcagaATTATACAAGGAGGTTTGAAATTAGTCCACAATTGAAGGTCATTTCAGAGGGAAATTCAGCATATAAAGAGTGCATAAACATTAGGCATGCAAGGCTGAATTTATGACAAAGAGAAGTGTCACGCAATcacaaaatcagtaagtagtggactacCGAAACATAGTAGTCACATAGGCCAATTTCAGTAAttttagtaatagagaaaagaaagagtatcAAATAGTACGCAAAAGGGGTCAAGTAAAAGACATTATAGAGTTTAGcaggaagtcagaatcatataaagaaacaaaagattttgaaattcagtcgaGCAACAGGTGAAGCAACTTTAGAAACTTGAATAGTTTCAaaggaattagggttttgaaacctaTCGAATTCAGAGTATGACGAACGAGTAAATCACATAGAAAATAGTTTCAGGACTAGAATGAACCCCAAATTTTAGGGGTTTCACCATCACTCGAGTATAGAgatgaaaaacaagtaaatcaggcaaaaatatcaacaaaataaaatcagaaaactcAAGAAGGAACTAAGACTTTTAATCATGCACActccagtagaagaacaacataaagaaacacagtagaacatgctaaagatcagaGAAAGCTTCTAAATAACTTAaccaaaccctaaatcggaaaagataaaggttctgaaggtaaagttttgaaagaaactttgagaaaacgtttagaagtttagagtaaacacagatctacaacggatctaaaagaatcggAAGAACCttgaaggttagggtttcagaagaaccaagatagtgagaaaggcttggaaagtcattgatttAAGTAAGAGAAGTCAAGATCgggctcgaatagccatggctggccggagcaaggtcggagacagCCATAGAACTGAAATCAacccaggtctagaacaaaactTCTTCAAGGTCTGGCCTTGAAAACATGATAATCAGGTAGGTAGAAGTCATAGGAGGTAGATACAGGCCTTTAATGGCTTTGGAAGGCATTGATTCAAGCGATTTTAGGGTGGTGGTTGGAGGTGGCGGCCAGGTTTTAAGAGAGAATTGGGAGAGAAGGGGGTTCGAAGGCGGCTGAAGATGAgaaatgactagggtttgggggtaataaggaattaaaaaggaaaggttaaatggtggtcgttgatcattatgatcaacggcctagattgaaTGGGGATTCGGGCGGGTTGTTTAAAAAGGGTCATGGGTCTGGTAGATTAGGATTTGGGTCAGGGTAATGGGGCCTcaggttgggtttaattgggatgccaaatctggccaaaattgaaatgaaaatgggCTAACaattaaatagccacttttccattatttactttataaaaaatagtaaaaataatttatgtaaataaattaaaagtactaaaataattaaaaatacataattattaaattaaaaatattgtcCCTAATTTTTATGgacataaacgtaattaaatctaaatggggctaatattgcaattatatgcaatttagctttaagaaatactaaataaatttgtaataatatgcaaaaattatattagctatattttagtataaatatatgaatccaataaatgaatcaccaaaaaatgataattttgggaataattattgggtttttcttggtAAAAATAGGCAATAAGTCGATTTTAAAATAtctaaaaattaaggaaaaataataaaacatttgaatatgcttacatatacatatacatgctattttgaaggtatttttcatatgaaaaaatatatagggaaaaattgggtatcaacagttgttcctctttacccgagaaggatgaaagagttgtcgggtaaagatatgatggccaaatttgaccgaacgaaatggttcgagGAGACTTAGGCCGTGCTCtagtttctgagctgcctacatatccctggtcttacaggaatcaggccatatgtagttcaggatccatcagcagagtatgccgatggagactttcaagaacggacgcagtATTTAGGACGAGGCGAATGGTTGAAGTCTAATAGGGTTGCAGGAACTGGAGCAGAATCGCTCCTGCCGAGATAGCCGTTACTCGCCGGTTCACCTGCAAATAAGTAACGCAAgcgtatattgtgcgtaaatttaaacatgatgctaattcccgtcggaccatgaatgattgtcttcggacggttaggatgacgtccttagaccatgatgtcctgggccatgaagcatgtAATAAAGGATTCGAagtccatgaaatgatgctctcgggctatgggAATGATGCCTCCacactatgatgcctttgaataatgatatgcaaaggaTTAAAAaagggggtcctcaggccatggcatggtatTCTCGGGCTATGATAATGGTGCCTCTAAACAATGACGGCCTTGGAcagtttggcgatctttcagcccatgagatacaGAGTTTGGCAATCTTTCAAGCCTATgcaatgcagaaggtggcgatctttcggtcgtgcaaatgtaaaggtggcgatctttcagccatgcaaatgtagaggcggcgatctttcagccatgcaaatgcggtatggaggtagagcttaacctcggaaggcagaatggtagccttatgcgatgcaagaatgcagatggaggtagagcttaacctcggaaggcagaatggtagccttatgcaatgaaaaaaatgtagatggaggtagagcttaacctcagaaggcagaatggcagccttatgcaatgcagaaatacagatggagacagagcttagtctcggaaggcagaatggtagccttatgcaatgcaaaaatgcagatggagacagagcttagtctcggaaggcagaatggtagccttatgcaaaaagtaAAAATAGCAAATGGTCATAAAGCTTTCTTAGCTAatagcagattgcgatattgtgactgctggggacatCGTGACATACAGAATGCCACTGGTGTTTGTAGATATCAGCTGTGAGTAAATGCagcggttctgagagttgtattcctgaacaatataagggtatagtatatttgatgattttgcaacccAAGTGCCtttcttgctacggaatttttaaggtcctcctcaaaattctgccctagtttactgggttgctgcttctgccccagtttccaatcgtagggggaaatgaaaatttttatTGAATAGTGATCGAACCCAttgggctgcctatgtatcccctcttaaacaggaattaggtcaggcgtagttcaatttacatcatataggaaagaataagattacacatagtaacgcttgagtgcatctgaattgatcggatctggccagacttctctgtccatttttgcatgtatgagggctcctcctgtcaggaccagtgaaccatgtatggacacTGCCAGTttggagagaacttccctttggcttcatcttgatgcgggaaaattttctttaacaccagctgccccggtgtgaactgtctcggcttgactcttttgttgaaggctttggacatcgTATTTCTATAAAGCTAACCGTGGCAAACtatattcattctctttccatctataagagctagctgctcataacgactcttcacccattctgcatcgtcgagttctgcttcctgtatgattcttaatgaaggaatttccacctcggcgtGAATGAtggcttctgtaccataaactagcatatagagggttgccccggttgatgtgtggactgtggtgcgataccccaatagagcaaatgatagaTTCTCGGGCCACTGCTTAtaattctctatcattttccttagtatctttttgatattcttgttgtcGGCCTCTACAAATCCATTCATCTGCgtcctataggctgtggaattcttgtgtttgattttgaaggtttcacacatagcttcatcaagtcactgttgagattagagccattatcagtgatgattgactctggaattccgaatcgacaaacaatgtggtcgtggacaaagtctgccacgactttcttagtcattgctc
This region includes:
- the LOC138875284 gene encoding uncharacterized protein yields the protein MNGFVEADNKNIKKILRKMIENYKQWPENLSFALLGYRTTVHTSTGATLYMLVYGTEAIIHAEVEIPSLRIIQEAELDDAEWVKSRYEQLALIDGKRMNIVCHG